The Triticum aestivum cultivar Chinese Spring chromosome 3A, IWGSC CS RefSeq v2.1, whole genome shotgun sequence genome includes a region encoding these proteins:
- the LOC123062393 gene encoding uncharacterized serine-rich protein C215.13, with product MGGPLVDCSAEGVSSSSCLSRSTCEKAGFEHSSCALPEDEKSEAGIASVKDDLVVKEISLALAEVMRVYNDNDDEETDLSEDSDENGDSLSVESDSADDLVDIDTEVVTSSALTAGNASKSSTGNSEIGNSSTNGTELLVSAMKGSRAKRGIVTKLSVSWAPDVYDPPVTSDSHTVKPHQRSSRKSHYKYKPPKGSSSSSRTSSGSKKDKKHSHHSSSSSSKRDKKPSHRSSNGGSSRTDTSDPHHRKAYGSSITSRTDTSVPEYHKLSPWQPPASAAVEEAMPPVPVLKAMEQIKRSSSCCKEPPISMKAMEQIKRSSSCCKEPPISMLSRQFVAAKYKGMFSFLSQNQLAS from the exons ATGGGCGGACCTTTGGTAGACTGCAGTGCCGAAGGTGTGAGCAGCAGCTCATGTCTCAGCCGCAGCACCTGCGAAAAAGCAGGTTTTGAGCACAGCTCTTGTGCTCTACCTGAAGATGAAAAGTCTGAAGCTGGAATAGCATCTGTGAAAGATGATTTGGTTGTCAAGGAAATCAGTTTGGCTCTTGCTGAGGTGATGCGTGTCTataatgacaatgatgatgaagagACAGATCTGAGTGAAGACTCTGACGAAAATGGGGATTCACTTTCTGTAGAATCAGATTCGGCTGATGATTTGGTTGATATTGACACTGAGGTGGTCACATCGTCAGCCTTAACTGCCGGGAATGCGTCTAAATCATCAACTGGAAATTCAGAGATTGGAAATTCCTCAACCAAT GGGACTGAACTGTTGGTTTCTGCAATGAAAGGAAGCCGTGCAAAGCGGGGAATTGTGACAAAGTTGAGTGTTTCATGGGCCCCTGACGTATATGATCCTCCTGTTACTTCTGACTCACACACAGTGAAGCCGCACCAGAGAAGTTCAAGGAAGAGCCACTACAAATACAAGCCCCCaaagggcagcagcagcagcagccgcactAGCAGTGGCAGCAAAAAGGACAAGAAGCATTCtcaccacagcagcagcagcagcagtaaaaGAGATAAGAAACCTTCCCACCGCAGTAGCAATGGTGGCAGCAGCAGAACTGACACTAGTGATCCTCACCATCGGAAGGCATATGGCAGCAGCATTACCAGCAGAACTGATACTAGTGTTCCTGAATATCATAAGTTATCGCCGTGGCAGCCACCGGCTAGTGCCGCAGTGGAAGAAGCCATGCCCCCTGTACCTGTTCTGAAGGCCATGGAACAGATCAAGCGTAGCTCCAGCTGCTGCAAGGAGCCGCCGATAAGCATGAAGGCCATGGAACAGATCAAGCGTAGCTCCAGCTGCTGCAAGGAGCCACCGATAAGCATGCTATCACGCCAATTCGTGGCTGCCAAGTACAAAGGGATGTTTTCTTTCTTGAGTCAGAACCAACTTGCTTCTTGA
- the LOC123062397 gene encoding F-box protein SKIP24, with protein MSASDMPDELWARVLELGAASAALGFRDLCCLAIASRRLRRLSLHPSLWSALLSRDFPSQSQPSSSSQQQQPDPKSLYRTKFERHKLRMAEARRRAVYEAEGRVVACRRRLTELEESMCAEGDRMKATAQELDSLERVRRASVALNVWQPQVVHGRQKQLVQQCTVPVDSRLSALHMELKVCKQQIATYKNAYNKEKLKLNEYEEALRRVKYHPMQNSSDTSASGNEPQAKRKRLK; from the exons ATGTCGGCGTCCGATATGCCCGACGAGCTGTGGGCGCGCGTCCTGGAGctcggcgccgcctccgccgcgctggGGTTCCGCGACCTCTGCTGCCTCGCCAtcgcctcgcgccgcctccgccgcctctcccTCCACCCCTCCCTCTGGTCGGCGCTCCTCTCCCGCGACTTCCCCTCCCAATCCCAGCCTTCCTCCTCTTCGCAGCAGCAGCAGCCCGATCCCAAATCCCTCTACAGGACCAA GTTCGAGAGGCACAAGCTGCGGATggcggaggcgaggcggcgggcggtgtACGAGGCGGAGGGGCGGGTGGTGGCGTGCCGGAGGCGTCTCACGGAGCTGGAGGAGTCGATGTGCGCCGAGGGGGATAGGATGAAGGCCACCGCGCAGGAGCTGGACAGCCTCGAGAGGGTCAG AAGAGCTTCGGTGGCATTAAACGTGTGGCAACCACAAGTTGTTCATGGGCGTCAGAAACAGTTGGTTCAGCAATGCACTGTTCCTGTTGATTCTCGTCTTAGTGCTCTACACATGGAGCTGAAAGTTTGTAAGCAACAAATAGCAACTTACAAGAATGCTTAC AACAAGGAGAAGCTCAAGTTGAATGAGTATGAGGAAGCATTGAGACGAGTTAAATATCATCCTATGCAGAATAGTAGTGATACAAGCGCATCTGGTAATGAGCCACAAGCAAAGCGGAAGAGACTGAAGTAA
- the LOC123062392 gene encoding pentatricopeptide repeat-containing protein At2g02980, chloroplastic, with protein MHHQLKPPEAATLPRHLLEDHVVSLVRQCRSLRALRGAHARLLRLRLPRLTYAFALSKLLASCAASATTAAAASYARSLFDQIPEPTAFCYNSLIRALATPTNPTADAFLLYRRMLRAGSPPPNSFTVAFALKACAAVPALGEGLQLHSQAFRQGLEPSPYVQTGLLNLYARCEEVALARSVFDGMAEDRNLVAWSSMIGGYSRVGMVNEALDLFRDMQAAGVHPDEVTMVSVISACAKAGALDLGRWVHAFIDRKGITVDLELSTALIDMYAKCGLIERARLVFDAMVERDTKAWSAMIVGLAMHGLAEDALGLFSRMLQLKIRPNNVTFIGVLSACAHNGLVDDGRRYWSTMQEMGIKASMENYGCMVDLLCRSGLLDEAYSFVTGMPILPNSVIWRNLLVASQSSNRTDIVGLASKKLFELEPRNPENYVLLSNLYALNSQWDRVRYMRKKMKDNNVTVVAGCSSIEINGYLHKFVVSDGSHPEIKEIRVVLREIADQVLRSGHKPWTAAVLHDVGEEEKEIALCEHSERLAIAYGLLKTKAPHVIRVVKNLRFCPDCHEVTKIISKSYGREIIVRDRVRFHRFIGGNCSCKDFW; from the exons ATGCATCACCAGCTCAAACCGCCCGAGGCCGCCACGCTCCCGCGCCACCTCCTTGAAGACCACGTCGTGTCGCTGGTCCGCCAATGCCGCAGCCTCCGCGCGCTCCGCGGCGCCCACGCGCGCCTGCTCAggctccgcctcccgcgcctcacCTACGCCTTCGCGCTCTCCAAGCTGCTCGCCTCCTGCGCCGCCTCCGCCACGACCGCCGCGGCGGCCTCGTACGCGCGCAGCCTGTTCGACCAAATCCCCGAGCCAACCGCCTTCTGCTACAACTCCCTCATCCGCGCGCTCGCCACCCCCACCAACCCCACCGCGGACGCCTTCCTGCTCTACCGCCGCATGCTGCGCGCGGGCTCCCCGCCCCCCAACAGCTTCACGGTCGCGTTCGCGCTCAAGGCGTGCGCCGCGGTGCCGGCTCTTGGTGAGGGCCTGCAGCTGCACTCGCAGGCCTTCCGCCAGGGGCTGGAACCGAGCCCCTACGTGCAGACCGGGCTGCTTAACCTCTATGCCAGGTGTGAGGAGGTTGCGCTGGCCAGGAGCGTGTTTGATGGCATGGCCGAGGACAGAAATCTGGTCGCGTGGAGCTCCATGATCGGCGGGTACTCCAGAGTGGGGATGGTTAACGAAGCGTTGGACCTGTTTCGGGACATGCAGGCTGCTGGGGTGCACCCAGATGAGGTCACAATGGTTAGTGTAATCTCGGCATGCGCCAAGGCGGGCGCTCTTGATTTGGGCAGGTGGGTGCATGCTTTTATAGACAGGAAGGGGATCACGGTTGATCTTGAGCTGAGCACCGCGTTGATTGACATGTATGCAAAGTGCGGTCTGATAGAGCGGGCAAGGTTGGTTTTTGATGCGATGGTGGAGAGGGATACCAAGGCATGGAGTGCAATGATAGTTGGACTGGCGATGCATGGGCTTGCAGAGGATGCGTTGGGCCTTTTCTCAAGAATGCTCCAGCTTAAG ATTAGACCCAATAATGTCACCTTTATAGGTGTGTTGTCAGCCTGTGCTCACAATGGGTTAGTTGATGATGGCCGGCGATATTGGTCtactatgcaagaaatgggaattaaagCTTCAATGGAGAACTATGGTTGCATGGTTGACCTTCTCTGCCGTTCTGGCCTTTTGGATGAAGCTTATTCATTTGTTACAGGCATGCCCATCTTACCAAATTCAGTAATTTGGAGGAATCTTCTTGTGGCGAGTCAAAGCTCGAACAGAACTGATATAGTAGGATTGGCTTCTAAAAAGCTCTTTGAGTTGGAACCGCGGAATCCAGAGAACTATGTTCTCCTATCCAATTTGTATGCGTTGAACTCCCAGTGGGACAGAGTGAGGTATATGAGGAAAAAGATGAAGGACAACAATGTTACTGTCGTTGCTGGCTGTAGTTCAATTGAAATAAATGGCTATCTGCACAAATTTGTGGTGAGTGATGGTTCACACCCTGAAATAAAGGAGATAAGAGTGGTACTGAGGGAAATAGCTGACCAGGTTCTACGATCTGGCCACAAGCCTTGGACTGCAGCCGTTCTACATGATGTTGGTGAAGAGGAAAAAGAAATTGCACTTTGTGAGCATAGTGAGAGGCTAGCCATCGCATATGGGTTGCTGAAGACAAAGGCACCTCATGTCATTCGGGTGGTAAAGAACTTGAGATTTTGTCCGGATTGCCATGAAGTGACAAAAATTATAAGTAAATCATATGGCCGAGAAATCATTGTCAGGGACCGTGTACGTTTCCATAGGTTTATTGGAGGAAATTGTTCTTGCAAGGACTTTTGGTGA